From the genome of Periplaneta americana isolate PAMFEO1 chromosome 15, P.americana_PAMFEO1_priV1, whole genome shotgun sequence, one region includes:
- the LOC138714949 gene encoding glycine dehydrogenase (decarboxylating), mitochondrial — protein sequence MYRIIFSDASRNNTLAQLFKKRLANYSTCRTLSTNVNPLPNENTKSDSDGLQQMSKLFPKREEFPARHIGPREREQTQMLELLGFRTLDEMTDKAVPAKIRLLNNLEIEEPAGEYELIRRIREIAEKNKIWRSYIGMGYNNCCVPHTIMRNIFENPGWTTQYTPYQPEVAQGRLEGLLNYQTMVTDLTGMEVANASLLDEGTAAAEAMSLCHRQTKRWRLFLSDQLHPQTVSVVQTRADSLGLTVELGNVFAADFSNRDIAGVLFQYPDTEGSIHDFTEVVQRAHSNGTLVCCATDLLALTLLRPPSEFDVDISVGTSQRFGVPLGYGGPHAGFFACRQSLVRLMPGRMIGVTRDASGHDAYRLALQTREQHIRRDKATSNICTAQALLANMSAMYAVYHGPHGLKNIANRIHNSALLLSAGIRECGNAVNNKVFFDTIRITPAMDQGEIQHRARQKEINLRYYPDETVGVSLDETVEIQDVEDLLWVFGSRLTAEEVAASCNVNEGSILQSSFRRTSPYLTHPVFNSHHSETRIVRYMKTLENKDVSLVHSMIPLGSCTMKLNSTTEMMPCSFQHFTDIHPFAPLDQSLGYQQLFEELQQDLCAITGYDRISFQPNSGAQGEYAGLRAIKCYHEARSEGHRNICLIPVSAHGTNPASAQMAGMKVEPINVCRDGSIDISHLASKVEKHGKNLACLMITYPSTNGVFEETIADVCQMIHDHGGQVYLDGANMNAQVGLCRPGDYGSDVSHLNLHKTFCIPHGGGGPGMGPIGVKAHLAPFLPTHPVVNPMADMGRHSKSFGVVSAAPFGSSAILPISWAYIKMMGPRGLRKATQVAILNANYMSKRLEGHYKTLFKGQKSSLVAHEFILDVRDFKKSANIEAVDIAKRLMDYGFHAPTMSWPVAGTLMIEPTESEDKEELDRFCDALIYIRQEINDIEEGRMDIRTNPLTMAPHTQAQVISSEWNRPYTREQAAFPAPFVHAETKIWPSVGRIDDIYGDKHLVCTCPPILPVY from the exons aCTTTGGATGAGATGACAGATAAGGCCGTTCCTGCCAAAATTAGACTTCTTAATAATTTGGAAATTGAGGAACCAGCAG GTGAATATGAGCTGATTAGACGCATCAGAGAGATAGCAGAGAAGAACAAAATCTGGAGAAGCTATATTGGAATGGGCTACAACAACTGCTGTGTTCCTCACACCATCATGAGAAACATATTTGAGAATCCTGGCTG GACAACACAATATACTCCATATCAACCGGAAGTTGCACAGGGAAGGCTGGAAGGACTCCTCAACTATCAAACAATGGTCACTGATCTCACAGGAATGGAAGTGGCTAATGCTTCTTTGTTGGATGAGGGAACAGCAGCTGCTGAAGCTATGAGTTTATGTCACAG GCAGACTAAGCGGTGGCGTCTATTCCTGTCGGATCAGCTACACCCACAGACTGTGTCAGTGGTTCAAACTCGAGCTGACTCATTGGGACTCACTGTTGAGCTGGGAAATGTGTTTGCAGCTGACTTTTCGAACCGAGACATCGCTGGAGTGCTGTTTCAATATCCAGACACAGAGGGCTCTATTCACGACTTCACAGAGGTGGTCCAGAGGGCGCATTCCAATGGC ACCCTGGTTTGCTGTGCAACAGACCTATTGGCCCTGACATTGCTTCGTCCACCAAGTGAATTCGATGTGGACATCTCTGTGGGAACTAGCCAGAGGTTTGGTGTGCCTCTTGGCTATGGAGGTCCTCATGCTGGCTTCTTTGCATGCAGGCAGTCACTAGTCAGGCTAATGCCAGGTCGCATGATTGGAGTTACTCG GGATGCAAGTGGTCATGATGCTTACCGCCTGGCTTTGCAAACCAGAGAGCAGCACATAAGGCGTGACAAGGCCACCAGCAATATCTGCACGGCACAGGCCTTGCTGGCCAATATGTCAGCCATGTATGCTGTATACCACGGGCCCCATGGACTGAAGAACATTGCTAATAGAATCCACAACTCTGCTCTGTTGCTCAGTGCAG GTATCCGTGAATGTGGCAATGCAGTGAACAATAAGGTATTCTTTGACACAATACGTATTACACCAGCCATGGACCAGGGAGAGATACAACATAGAGCTCGCCAAAAGGAAATCAACCTGCGATATTATCCTGATGAGACA GTTGGAGTTTCCCTGGATGAAACAGTTGAAATTCAAGATGTGGAGGATTTGCTGTGGGTATTTGGTTCAAGGCTCACAGCAGAAGAA GTGGCTGCCAGCTGTAACGTTAATGAAGGCAGCATACTTCAGTCAAGCTTCCGCAGGACATCTCCTTATCTTACGCATCCAGTGTTCAATTCTCATCATTCAGAAACTCGTATTGTACGATATATGAAAACTCTGGAGAACAAAGATGTCTCATTAGTGCACTCTATGATACCTCTT GGATCGTGCACCATGAAATTGAACAGTACAACTGAGATGATGCCCTGCAGCTTCCAGCACTTCACAGACATCCACCCATTTGCACCCCTTGACCAATCGCTGGGCTACCAGCAGTTGTTTGAAGAGCTTCAGCAAGACCTGTGTGCCATCACAGGCTACGATCGCATCTCTTTCCAGCCCAACAG TGGAGCACAAGGTGAGTATGCTGGGCTGCGGGCTATCAAGTGTTACCATGAGGCCCGTTCTGAGGGGCACCGCAACATCTGTCTCATCCCTGTGTCCGCACATGGCACCAACCCTGCCTCGGCACAAATGGCCGGTATGAAGGTGGAGCCCATAAATGTTTGTCGCGATGGAAGCATTGACATCTCCCACCTCGCATCCAAA GTTGAGAAGCATGGTAAAAACCTGGCATGTTTGATGATCACATATCCCTCGACTAATGGAGTGTTTGAAGAAACAATCGCTGATGTTTGTCAGATGATACATGACCATGGTGGCCAA GTGTATCTTGACGGTGCCAACATGAATGCACAAGTTGGTTTGTGTCGTCCAGGGGATTATGGCTCTGATGTGTCCCATTTGAATCTTCATAAGACTTTCTGTATCCCTCATGGTGGTGGAGGTCCAGGCATGGGTCCAATTGGAGT GAAAGCTCACCTCGCTCCCTTCTTGCCCACACATCCAGTAGTGAATCCAATGGCTGATATGGGTCGCCATTCCAAGTCATTCGGTGTCGTGAGTGCGGCTCCGTTTGGATCATCTGCTATCCTTCCAATTTCCTGGGCATACATAAAG ATGATGGGACCAAGAGGACTCAGGAAAGCAACTCAAGTGGCAATTCTGAACGCAAATTACATGAGCAAGAGGTTAGAGGGACATTACAAAACTCTGTTCAAAGGCCAGAAAAGCTCACTGGTTGCCCACGAGTTCATTTTGGATGTCCGGGATTTCAAGAAGTCTGCCAATATCGAAGCAGTCGACATTGCCAAGAGACTCATGGACTATG GTTTCCACGCGCCTACAATGTCTTGGCCAGTTGCGGGAACCCTTATGATTGAACCAACTGAGTCGGAGGACAAAGAAGAGTTAGACAGGTTCTGCGATGCCCTAATCT ACATCCGACAAGAAATAAATGACATCGAAGAAGGAAGGATGGACATCCGCACTAACCCCCTCACTATGGCTCCACATACACAAGCACAAGTGATCTCGAGTGAGTGGAACCGGCCGTACACAAGAGAGCAGGCAGCTTTTCCAGCA CCATTTGTCCATGCAGAGACGAAAATCTGGCCCAGTGTTGGAAGAATTGATGATATCTACGGAGATAAACATCTAGTGTGCACATGTCCACCTATCCTGCCTGTATACTGA